In Candidatus Methylomirabilota bacterium, a genomic segment contains:
- the rpmB gene encoding 50S ribosomal protein L28: MAQRCDICGKGPAVGNRISHAHNLTRRRWLPNLVSVRTVVQGTTKRLRVCTRCMKAGKVTKSV, from the coding sequence ATGGCCCAGCGTTGTGACATCTGCGGCAAGGGTCCCGCGGTCGGAAACCGCATCAGCCACGCGCACAACCTGACGCGGCGGCGGTGGCTTCCGAACCTGGTCTCGGTCCGCACCGTGGTGCAGGGCACGACCAAGCGCCTGCGCGTCTGCACCCGCTGCATGAAGGCGGGCAAGGTCACCAAGAGCGTCTGA